Below is a genomic region from Trichoderma asperellum chromosome 2, complete sequence.
GTAGCAGAGAGAAGTATGAAGTCAATCACTACAAATTattcttggagctgctgcaggggTACGAGAGGATATCTGCTATGACGGAGGATGGCACGGGTGCGTTCGAGCAGGCTGATAAAGATTGGAACGAGATGATTGAGAATCTCAAGAAAAACCAGCGAATGGAGTTTAATCTTCTACGAGACAGCTACCACTTATTTCGCCAAGATCCCCCAGCGTTACTCTGGGACCGACGAGCATACGAACCGCTCGCCGCCAAGGCAGACGAATTCTTTCCAAATGCACCGACGGCCCTCCTGGATATCCAGCCCAAGGCCATGCATCCTCTACTGCGGCAAATCGGCCCCAACAGCAATCACGCCGGAGACATATCCGACGTCATGCTGCGATCTTGGTGGAACTTGACTCTTCTGCCAGTGCATAAGGCGATGGATGGCCTGTGGCCCGGGTTTGGTGACTTGATCACAGAGGTCTCCAGCTTGAAGGACATCCAACGCGGagggacgaggatgacggaACACGGGTCACTAAGCGCAAGGAGCATCAACGAGGGGCAGTGGACCGAGATACTCGAGACGTGGATGAGATGGCCGTTCAGGCCGACATATGGTCAGATGCTAGGCAGGATGTCAGAGGATGATGGGGATGgggacgatgaagacgtcaAGTCTGGTGCATTGGGAGCGGTAGTTTAGATCATTTGATGATGGCCTGGTGCTTTTACTGTACGATAAATGAATGCGGCTGTGGACGGTACAATTGGACAATTGTGGCTGCCAACTTATGTATCTGTATATAGACATGGACAATCACTATAACAATTATGAAATCACGAATACAGGGTACGACTATGACCGGGTAAAAAGAATTGAGCAATATTCAAtcaattaattattattatgtTACAGTTGCATTCTTCATCGCTCATCGCTCGTCGATTAATTTGAAATCTTGGGATTGACCTTGCTTCTACATTTCGCATATAACATTAGCACCCTCTTTTGACTAATAAATCTCGGTCTGATTGATTACTTACCCGGTCACCTTCTCATACATTTCTCGGCCGGCATCGGTAATCTTTTCTTGGGTGTTGCGATCCATGTTGTAGCCAGCCTTCTTGGTGCCCATGCCGAAAGCTAAATGGAAAAGACGTAGTCACGTTAGCCATCCGTTCGTTCTCAGGTGTCTTATGATTTTAGACTAAGGGAAGATGAGAGTTACCCTTGTCGACGTAATCCTCCTTCTGGGCTCCTTGAGCCTGGGGAGCGGCAGCGCCTTGGGCAGCTGGCTGACCCTCGTTCTTGTGCATAGCGTTCTTGACGAAATCCATGGCTGATTGATGTATGTTTAAATAGTTTGATAATGTGCTTTGTATTCAGAACTCTGGTAACAAAAATTGGGATTCTATGATTCGAGTTTCAAGTATTCAGAAACCGAGAGGCCTTGCTCATCCTATATATACCCTTTCTTCACCCCTCATCAGTGGCTTACTCAGGGATCCAATCGAGATCTTTGCttgcagccatggctgataGCCCGGTTAATCATAGCTGACGAAATGAGCGAATGACGAAGCGGTTTTCGCTGTGCCTCGATTTCAAGCAGTTTGGCGCATCGAATCATAGCGTGCGGCGATGCCACCTTTCTCCGCATACGTCATAGTAGGGTCAACCAAGTACAGTGCTAGCATGTGATAAAAATCCGAGAATCCACCCAAAACCGCCAAAATCTCCAACCAGGGCAAGCTTAATTGGGGAAATGGCTGTGCGGTCCCCTGATGCCGATCTTGCATCATAGCGTACTTTGTATTTGTCGATTTACGTATGCCAAGTTTTGAGAGATAGATCATATCCAGCAGGTTTGAAATATCCTAAATATAGCCCAATGTAAATCAAGATTAGCTACACGCAACATGTTGCATACATACTATGCATGTTGCAGCTTATTAGGCCTATTCTTATTTACATTGAACCCTACATACAATACAGTCTTATTGTTAAGAAATTGCGTTTAATCTTTCCTGCTGCAGTTGATCCATCCCGTATGACCGCTGCCCACGATCTAATACACGACGCGCTGCCTCTCTATTACCGCTATAATATTACCCAGTTGTAAATAACAGATGCTCCATGAACGAAAACCAAACGTTCTAGCTCAGCAAACAAATTCCAACGCCCGCTCATAATGCATGTAAACGTTTTCAAAGCATCGTCAAACATCAAACATTCAGATAAACCCATCCAGCGTCAACATGACAAGAGATTATGTCGTCGTCTCTCCCGATGATTCGTCCAGCCGTTTCTTGAGGTGGGAATTTCAAGCTTAAGGAGCTTAATTCCTACCACCAAGAAAATTGAccatattattttaattccGTTCCACTTGGTTCATTCTTCGCTTGCCATTAGAGTTATGACCTGGCAAAGACCTGGTAAGCCATAATCATTACCCAAAACAGAAAGATCGCTCCCGTCAAAGCCATGGCAAAGATCAAGTCCCAGCACTGACAGATCATCTTTTGCTCCAGCCACGCCAGCGTCTCCTGCGTCCTACCCTTCGGGTCCTGGTTGAAAACGTTCATGTTGCAAGTGCCCTGAATAGATCCGTTGGGCCCCCAGAGCTCGAGAGATACGACGACGAGACCCACGAGCCACATGACGAAGAGCATAAAGGCACCAATCATGACGATGGCAGGTAGCAGCCGACGTTGAGCAATCAACCAAAATATGCCGAATATGAATAAGATCGCAATGGCGCCGACCGTGATGTAGTAGGGAAAGTACCTATACCACGTTGCTGTTAGCATTCCACTGCTTCCCTTATTGATTGAGGAAAGGGATAGTCAACACGTACCAAGGAATTGGCAGCTGGAGTTGGTTCTGGATCTGGATGAAGTTTCCAAAGACGCCTATGATGGTGCTAGAGCATAACAGCATGATGAAGATCCAGAAATTGAGTTGCAAAGGCGGCCAATTGTAAGTTCGAATATGAGTCGTTACGACCTTGCGCTCATAGACGACAGAGGTGCCGCTTAGCATTGAGCGTGATCCCGCCATCATGATGGTTGTAGTAGTTTGGGTATGCCCAGCTCACGCTCGCTCCCGTCGTTATTGTCGTTGCCCGCCACTTATAAGTCAACGTTCTTTAGAAACCTCAATCGATTCTCCGTATTCCTTTGTTCAATCGTCTTTCGATTCGCTTATCGACGCTGGTAGGAGATTCTTTGGTTCGCCAAGATTCGCAGAATCAATACCTATGGTGGAAAATGCTTTCTGTCGTCTGCAAATAACAGTGTTGGAGAGGACCTGTCTGGGTATATAACCagagagcaagagaaaaCTCCAAGGGGCCACAGCTGACCGGATCTAGACCTCGTTGGTTCCGATAGGTGATGCGATGTGGAGCTtcccttctgcttctttgttcttcttctttcggcAGGCCACTCACAGGCCGTCTGATGTTCCGTATTTCGCAGCCGTGTGCTCCGTAATACCTCCTACCGGCACAAGACAATGCGCAAGACAATGCCCCGTACGAGCACTAGGTGAGAACAGAGGCGATCAATGCCCCTACCGTCCTGTCGGATGCCGGGCCCTTGATGCGGGTTCCCCCTCAGGGCCTGCTTGAGCGCCCAACCAGCTGCTGTGTAAAAGCCCAAGCCCCCACTATGGGCGAGGATGTGGATGAAGCGTGTCGAGCACTGATTGATGAATCTCGCTGAGGAATGTCGGTCGAATCAGTCTTCCCCTTGCATGTGCGTCGGTTGCTGGAGGGGATGGCGAGGCGTGAACCGGGATGCTCCGTAGAGACTATTGACGCTCACCGCTTATGAAAACTGCTCAAAGGATATAAGTGAcagatgaaaagaagaggagagagagaagagaagattgGTCAACAGCCGATGCGATGCGACAACTCATGTACATCAAATGCAAGTGCGCGCGTTATTGCTGCAAACTTCTAGTGGGCGAGGAGGGGCTGCCATAGTTCATATTAGAAGGCGGTATGGCGGTTTCGAGGTGGCTGGCACTGCTGTATCCGTCTCTCGCTTTTTGCTGGTAGCTAAAAATAAGATGGCTGGGAAGAGTCTAGGAACGGGAGATTCGCAGCTAATGAGACGCTCAGGTACATGCTCCAGTCCTGCAGACTAATACAGCAGGTGAAGTCTAAACCTGCCTTGTTACTACTCTAACCTTTTCCACGCAGTATCATGTTCGGCTGTAAGTAATAGAACTTTTCCTTAATGTATAACGCAGCAATTATATGTCATATGTTTATGCCTTTGCAAAATTATTGAGAATTAAGCAGCCACCCAATGATGCTATGGGCTTTATAGTGGGCAAGTTCCAGGTACTAAAACAGCCGCCGACAAAACGAACGCAAGCGCTTTATTTACAACTTTTCGCGTCTCTCAGTTCGGAAAGGAAGAGTGTTATGATTTAGCTAATGAATTATTCACTTATCAAACAGTTAAGAAAATGATGTTCAGGCTTACCTTGCTTCCCCCATAGAAGAGTAAATAGTAATTAGTGGGTTTCTTCCCTCCGTTGGCTGTATCATTTTTACAAAGGTACTCAGCGGAAATAAGCGTCCAACTTCCTACTATGTAATAAACAATAAAGATGCCCGTTTCCACGGTCATTAATCCCAAAAGGCCATTTCCAGATCAGGTGTAAAGTGATACAGTGCAGATACCATTGTATACACTTTTGCAATGCAGCGCCAAGTCACTGAGAGTCCACCTAAATAAGCTCTACTCCATTCCAGACTTGCCTGATCATGCATGAGCTTGCTCTAAAAGTACAAGATATTACACAATAATTAATCCATCAGCACGTTAATATGACATCAATCTAGCGGCTAAACAAGTCTGCTGTTGATTCGCCTTTGAAGAATAGTAGCATCTATGAATACATAGCTGCCTTCCAGATTTTGGGGTGCCATAGTAACACCATTTTCCCGCGTTTATATTAGTCTTATACTTCACTCTTAAACCATGGTCTCGATTCCTATATACGAGTATCTTGTAAATAATGAGTACACTCAATCTATACCAAACTCATCATAACTTCTCAGGTTCCAGGCCGGGATACACAAGCGATGAAGACATATGGTAATACTTAGAATCGATAAACTCCCAGACCGTTCCCCCTTCTATCTTCGCGACCAATGATTTCCCATCTTCCGATATAGACACTTGCCTTCGTCCAATGTATGCGCTCGTAGGGTTCTCTAATACATGCAATATATAGCCACCATTTCCGGCCCAATCTATCGTGAGATATTCGTTGGTCGATTGATAAGGCTGTTTCGCGCACATTTTGCCCTCCCTATCGCAACCAAGATACGCGCCGGAGACAGTATTGCGGAAGCCATACCAGCCGTCCTTCTTAACACAGCTCCAGAAGCTGCCACCGCCAGAATTAAGCTCGGGTAAGCATTTCAATACTCCACTGCAAACAGTAACGAGGAGGTGCGGTTCTTCTCGACTTCGGATCAAGAATGTTCTGTCTGCTATAGGTGGACTTCCAAGTGCTCGAATATAATCACTGGGTCGTAATTTTTGGTCATTTTTGAGTATATATTTGTTTGTCAGAGGCATAGGTTCAGAAATAGTGGAAAGAGTACTCGTGGGTGTGGGAATGTTGCCCGTTGAACTGCTGGTGCTAGCGAAATCAGACACCTCTTGCCAAGATTGTTCGTCCATTACACAGGTATATGTATCTTCAAAGAAATCTACGAAGCCCTACCTCTAGGAACCACGGGCGACTTAAATATTTCTCGAAAACAGCCATGCAAATTTACATGTTGCCCATTACATTGTGAGCAATTCATTTagaagaggagaagcgtTCGTGCATTCCAAGCCATCCAAGTAAAGCGAATTTACTTTCAATAGCCCAGCCTTGGAAATGATGGGTGGAGAAAGTGAAGGACTGTTCTTACTACCAGGTAATAGTTGAATACAGTCTATACCAACCTGACGGTTGCAGAGAATCCACAGTAAGGAGACAGTGCAAGCCACGAATAGCGAAAGTTTAATAAGAAAAGGCACACTTGTTGCGGTCAGTTTTGTATGACTTGTCACAGTATCTCACATGCTTTTTAATTGTTTCAAAATGCGTACATTTCGCTTTTGTTTAATGTATAGGCATTGTTGGGTGCGCTCTATGCGGAATTAAGAGATATATGCATGCGTGCTACCACAGCTTTCCATCCGTCACTCTAAAATTAGACAGTAtaggtatttataaaaatgaAGATGTTCAGCTtgtatcttcttttttttaaaaaaaaatttagttCAATTACTATACATCTTCATTCATATATGTCATACAAATTCTCAGACTGGTTTTTACATCAACTACATGCAATGAGCAAGATAATACCGCAGCTTACTTATCTCGCTCTTCACGTCTATTCCCTATCATCCGAATGGAATACCAGTGCTCGAACCTCAATACTCTCCCGCGCTGGCGCATCAGCTGCAGCACTTGGGTCCACAAATGCCGTGTGTGGCACCCTTCTAGCTCTTCCATCTGTCTTGCTGTCAAAACACTTGATCAAGAGGACCTCTTCAGGGGCCAATCCGGATTTGTAGAACCACCTCTGTGTTTCATTATGCCTCACGCCCAGAGTTTCTCCATTTCGGTTAGGATAGATCAATGGCACGGGCACAAGATCCTCTTCTGCGACCGAGTGTGCTTCAGCAACGGCCAGCGGATCCCGCTGGATCTGTCGAATCGGACGCCAAACATTTATTAGCTGAACTCGTCCCTTTACAAGCTCATCTGCTTCCTCGGGAAGATGAAATGGGACACGAGAGAGAGCTGCACTGTAAGATTGGTCAATGTGGACGCGATTGACGGGGCCACGGAAAACGGTAGAGTTTGAGCCGGCGACATCGCCGGGGAGAGGACGGCGGATAGTATGatcaaaaataaagattttggATGCTCCAGTTCTTAACACAAAAATTAGTACAtacaaaaggaaaaggatagAAGGGAGGGGGACAGGATAGGGATACTCACACGTCTTTGAGAAGCTGTTCCGTCTCTGGGTAGTAATGTGCCTTAATATGATCATCGTCCACAAAATCCTTCTCAGCTGAAGTATGACGGTGAAACTGGAATCCGTTTTTGTCAAGCGTATAATTATCCTCTTGACCCGCAACGTCTCGGATGGTCACTTTATGCTCTTCCGTCGGTCGTTCATTAAATGATGCAGGCTTCCCAGCGTACTGAGGAGTAGGAGGAGAGCCGTCTTCATTATCTTTGTGAAAGTTAAGAGTGGTATCTACGTCATGCTTTGGGATCTTCTGTTGAACGCTCTTTTGATCAAGAAGGGGTTGAAACTGGACTCCTTGAATGGAACCAAAGCCAGAGCTGGTGGAAACGCTCTgaaccgctgctgctgccattgtttTATATTCTGTTCTTTTGAGTTTGGATTTTACGATAGAGACGGAAATCAAGGGATTTGAgctaatttttattattcactttaaaaaaaaatagggggGGAAGGTGTGTTATGAAACTTTATAGCATTTCCCGGGTCCTGTGCGTTCTATATAGTTACATTTCTCAGAGTATGCCTATCTATTCCCCGCGAGCACGTCATTTTTAACAGCCATTCATCAGGGGAGTTGATCATCCAATGAAAACCTACTTGTCCAACAAAATCGAAGCACTATTTCATAATCAAGATTTAGTTTCAACACTTTCCCCTCAATTGTTTGGTCCGAGGTAACCTGATTTGAAATCCGCATTACCAGTCTCACATTTGTCGTTCGACCAAGCAAGGGCGCGAGGGCGGGGATAGCTGCCAGAGTGCGGAATTAGGATACATATGATGTGTCAATTAGACTTTAAGCGAAATGAACGAACCTGCCGAGTATTACAAATTCTAACATTTCTTAAGCTTACGCACTACAGTTCGTCTTACAATCTATGAGATAGATCAATGATGAATGGTAACATCGGAGATCATCGGTACAATAGGAGAACGGTTAAGTCTCCAGGCTACTGTGTCGTATCAGTTTTCAATTCATTTCATACGTTCAAGACATAACTCTTTTGATAAATAATTGTTATGAGGTAGTAAACAATAGCTGCTCTGGCCTGCCATGATACAGCTCTAAAGCTTGGGCTCAGCTTATAGTCTTGAA
It encodes:
- a CDS encoding uncharacterized protein (EggNog:ENOG41) translates to MAAAAVQSVSTSSGFGSIQGVQFQPLLDQKSVQQKIPKHDVDTTLNFHKDNEDGSPPTPQYAGKPASFNERPTEEHKVTIRDVAGQEDNYTLDKNGFQFHRHTSAEKDFVDDDHIKAHYYPETEQLLKDVTGASKIFIFDHTIRRPLPGDVAGSNSTVFRGPVNRVHIDQSYSAALSRVPFHLPEEADELVKGRVQLINVWRPIRQIQRDPLAVAEAHSVAEEDLVPVPLIYPNRNGETLGVRHNETQRWFYKSGLAPEEVLLIKCFDSKTDGRARRVPHTAFVDPSAAADAPARESIEVRALVFHSDDRE
- a CDS encoding uncharacterized protein (EggNog:ENOG41~TransMembrane:4 (i35-59o71-93i100-122o166-189i)) encodes the protein MMAGSRSMLSGTSVVYERKVVTTHIRTYNWPPLQLNFWIFIMLLCSSTIIGVFGNFIQIQNQLQLPIPWYFPYYITVGAIAILFIFGIFWLIAQRRLLPAIVMIGAFMLFVMWLVGLVVVSLELWGPNGSIQGTCNMNVFNQDPKGRTQETLAWLEQKMICQCWDLIFAMALTGAIFLFWVMIMAYQVFARS
- a CDS encoding uncharacterized protein (EggNog:ENOG41), with the protein product MDEQSWQEVSDFASTSSSTGNIPTPTSTLSTISEPMPLTNKYILKNDQKLRPSDYIRALGSPPIADRTFLIRSREEPHLLVTVCSGVLKCLPELNSGGGSFWSCVKKDGWYGFRNTVSGAYLGCDREGKMCAKQPYQSTNEYLTIDWAGNGGYILHVLENPTSAYIGRRQVSISEDGKSLVAKIEGGTVWEFIDSKYYHMSSSLVYPGLEPEKL
- a CDS encoding uncharacterized protein (EggNog:ENOG41); this translates as MDFVKNAMHKNEGQPAAQGAAAPQAQGAQKEDYVDKAFGMGTKKAGYNMDRNTQEKITDAGREMYEKVTGSKVNPKISN